The Rana temporaria chromosome 4, aRanTem1.1, whole genome shotgun sequence genome contains a region encoding:
- the LOC120935543 gene encoding E3 ubiquitin-protein ligase TRIM11-like: MASSDLRAELDCPVCLNIYTDPIMLRCGHNFCRVCIDRALDTQEGSGCYSCPQCRRKFRERPPLQRNITLRNITQHFLSAPPPDPEPSISCTYCINFSVPAVKSCLHCEASLCVDHLNVHSKSPEHVLRVPTSTPGNRKCPVHKKTLEYYCTEDSAFICVSCIITGKHRGHQLETLEEAFIEKKEKLINNLEKLIAKRGRTEDRVRILQEHKARVQGKVDGISQRFIFLFRRHLKRLLEDLEKEVLSDLYRQADLIFNPVNDRIQQLEVRMEEVSRKIDHLEELCTMSDPLTVLQEPDLGDLFDMEDGDDDEEDRERRDNLLIDGGDLVGVSRMVSTGLSDIVTSIILGIYIQEAVDILLDKDTAHNGVCILHDKKTATRSATPHVRPDTEGRFMKYHQVLGSQSFSSGRQFWEVDVHGSSRWRIGVCYASIARDGDNSLVGCNDVSWGLYRRGEDYVAIHDTDEIELPDNTLGNKVRVYLDYEAGQISFYTCAPLRHLHTFTATFTEPLYPVLCVEEGSVKM; the protein is encoded by the coding sequence ATGGCGTCCTCAGACCTGAGAGCGGAGCTGGATTGTCCCGTCTGCCTGAACATTTATACGGATCCTATCATGTTGAGATGCggacacaacttctgccgggtctgCATTGACCGTGCGTTGGATACCCAGGAGGGGTCTGGATGTTATTCCTGTCCTCAGTGCAGGAGGAAGTTCCGGGAGAGACCTCCACTGCAAAGAAATATCACTCTGCGGAACATCACTCAACATTTTCTCTCTGCTCCACCACCAGATCCAGAGCCCAGCATCTCCTGCACTTACTGCATTAATTTCTCCGTACCCGCCGTGAAGTCCTGCCTGCATTGTGAAGCTTCTCTATGTGTTGACCATCTGAATGTCCACAGCAAGTCACCAGAACACGTGTTACGTGTCCCCACCAGCACCCCGGGGAACAGGAAGTGCCCCGTCCATAAGAAGACCCTGGAGTATTACTGCACCGAGGACTCTGCCTTTATCTGTGTCTCCTGCATTATAACTGGAAAACATCGGGGACACCAGTTGGAGACATTGGAAGAGGCCTTCATAGAGAAGAAGGAGAAACTGATAAATAATCTGGAGAAACTGATTGCTAAGAGAGGGAGGACAGAAGACAGAGTCCGGATTCTGCAGGAACACAAGGCAAGAGTACAAGGCAAAGTGGATGGGATAAGCCAGAGATTCATTTTCCTGTTCAGGAGACATCTCAAGAGGCTTCTGGAGGACCTGGAGAAGGAAGTCCTGAGCGACCTCTACAGGCAGGCAGATCTGATCTTCAACCCTGTCAATGATCGGATCCAGCAGTTGGAAGTGAGGATGGAAGAAGTCTCCAGGAAGATTGATCACTTAGAGGAGCTGTGTACCATGAGCGATCCCTTGACCGTCCTTCAGGAACCAGATTTAGGTGACTTGTTTGAtatggaggatggagatgatgatgaggaggacagagagagacgtgATAACCTCCTCATTGATGGAGGGGATCTGGTTGGGGTCTCACGTATGGTCAGCACAGGGTTATCAGATATAGTAACTAGTATCATTTTGGGGatctatatacaggaagctgTAGACATATTATTGGACAAGGACACGGCTCATAACGGTGTATGTATCTTGCATGATAAGAAGACCGCAACCAGGTCCGCTACACCCCATGTTCGCCCAGATACTGAGGGGAGGTTTATGAAATATCACCAGGTTTTAGGTAGTCAGAGTTTCTCCTCAGGGAGACAATTCTGGGAAGTGGATGTCCATGGATCCAGTAGGTGGAGAATCGGGGTGTGTTATGCCAGCATAGCCAGGGACGGGGATAACTCCTTGGTTGGATGTAATGACGTGTCCTGGGGTTTGTACAGGAGGGGTGAAGATTATGTGGCCATACATGACACGGATGAGATCGAACTCCCCGACAATACCCTCGGTAACAAAGTCCGGGTATATCTGGACTATGAGGCCGGACAGATCTCCTTCTATACCTGTGCCCCCCTCCGccacctccacaccttcaccgCCACCTTCACCGAGCCCCTCTATCCCGTGTTGTGTGTAGAAGAGGGTTCTGTAAAGATGTGA